In Oryzihumus leptocrescens, the following are encoded in one genomic region:
- a CDS encoding cytochrome b N-terminal domain-containing protein, translating to MTTAQGGMARVSGPSGPSWTARFRGRVARTVPPGQALPDRQPAYVASAIYVFGVLTLAAFVVVLVTGGVLAIGGSVWWHTSGLGHFTNSTHLWSVELFFAFMVIHLWGKFFMAAWRGKRALTWMTGVVCFLGSIGTAFTGYLVQSNFDSQWISTQAKDGLNSVGVGAFFNVLNPAQMLLWHVVLLPVVVGIITVLHLVLVRRHGVVPPIGEEEGA from the coding sequence GTGACCACCGCGCAAGGCGGGATGGCCCGCGTCAGTGGTCCCTCCGGACCGAGCTGGACCGCCCGCTTCCGGGGTCGGGTCGCCCGCACGGTGCCGCCGGGACAGGCGCTCCCGGACCGTCAGCCGGCCTACGTCGCCTCTGCCATCTACGTCTTCGGCGTACTGACCCTGGCCGCGTTCGTCGTGGTCCTCGTCACCGGCGGAGTGCTCGCCATCGGCGGCTCGGTCTGGTGGCACACCTCGGGCCTGGGCCACTTCACCAACTCGACGCACCTGTGGAGCGTCGAGCTCTTCTTCGCGTTCATGGTGATCCACCTCTGGGGCAAGTTCTTCATGGCGGCCTGGCGGGGCAAGCGCGCGCTGACGTGGATGACCGGCGTGGTCTGCTTCCTCGGTTCGATCGGCACGGCCTTCACCGGCTACCTCGTGCAGAGCAACTTCGACTCCCAGTGGATCAGCACGCAGGCCAAGGACGGGCTGAACTCCGTCGGGGTCGGGGCGTTCTTCAACGTGCTCAACCCCGCGCAGATGCTGCTGTGGCACGTCGTGCTGCTGCCTGTCGTGGTCGGGATCATCACCGTGCTGCACCTGGTGCTGGTGCGTCGTCACGGCGTCGTCCCGCCGATCGGTGAGGAGGAAGGCGCATGA
- a CDS encoding rhodanese-like domain-containing protein, with protein MTLTPTRTKPTRITPEELRDWMAAPDAPRVLDVRSAAEFSSSHVAGSYNVPLDLLREHRHELREHLDEDVVLICRSGARASQAETLLAEVGLPNLHVLDGGVLAWEQAGEPLIRGRAPWDLERQVRLVAGSLVLGGVLASIVWPPARWLSGAVGGGLAFAAVTNSCAMGMLLSRLPYNRDTSTDLDSVLTALSDHPAA; from the coding sequence ATGACCCTCACCCCCACCCGCACCAAGCCCACCCGCATCACCCCCGAGGAGCTGCGCGACTGGATGGCCGCGCCCGACGCTCCCCGCGTGCTCGACGTCCGGTCTGCGGCAGAGTTCTCCTCCAGCCACGTCGCCGGCTCGTACAACGTCCCCCTGGACCTGCTGCGCGAGCACCGCCACGAGCTGCGTGAGCACCTTGACGAGGACGTCGTGCTGATCTGCCGCTCCGGCGCCCGCGCCAGCCAGGCCGAGACCCTGCTGGCCGAGGTCGGACTGCCTAACCTGCACGTCCTTGACGGCGGGGTCCTCGCCTGGGAGCAGGCCGGAGAGCCGCTCATCCGCGGCCGCGCGCCCTGGGACCTCGAGCGCCAGGTGCGCCTGGTCGCCGGCTCGCTCGTCCTCGGCGGCGTGCTCGCCAGCATCGTCTGGCCGCCGGCCAGGTGGCTGTCCGGAGCCGTCGGAGGCGGTCTGGCGTTCGCCGCCGTCACCAACAGCTGCGCCATGGGCATGCTCCTGTCCCGGCTCCCGTACAACCGGGACACCAGCACCGACCTGGACAGCGTCCTGACCGCTCTGAGCGACCACCCGGCCGCCTGA
- a CDS encoding sulfite exporter TauE/SafE family protein, which translates to MLALAIPIGLLIGLSLGALGGGGSILTVPALVYLLGQDTRSATTGSLLIVGVTALAGLAAHAREGRVRVAQGLVFGVLGIAGSWVGSRLSASVPPNVLLAAFSALMLVVAAVMFARSRTARHTPANASDATDLSRQPVLTLAPWSCDCPRAARVLVTATAVGLLTGFFGVGGGFAVVPALVISLGFAMPVAVGTSLLVIAVNSASALLARAGHGMHPDWLLLGTFTLAAVVGSVLGGRVASRVPPRTLSRAFTVLLVLVALYTAARSVPQLL; encoded by the coding sequence GTGCTAGCCCTGGCCATCCCGATCGGCCTGCTCATCGGCCTCAGCCTCGGCGCCCTCGGCGGCGGCGGCTCGATCCTGACCGTCCCCGCACTGGTCTACCTGCTGGGCCAGGACACCAGGAGCGCCACCACCGGCTCGCTGCTCATCGTCGGGGTCACCGCCCTGGCCGGGCTGGCCGCGCACGCCCGCGAAGGGCGGGTCCGCGTCGCGCAGGGCCTGGTCTTCGGCGTTCTCGGGATCGCGGGCTCCTGGGTGGGCTCACGCCTGTCCGCCAGCGTCCCTCCGAACGTGCTGCTCGCCGCATTCTCGGCGCTCATGCTCGTCGTGGCCGCGGTGATGTTCGCGCGCAGCCGCACCGCCCGGCACACGCCTGCCAACGCCTCCGACGCCACGGACCTCAGCCGGCAGCCGGTCCTGACCCTGGCGCCCTGGTCCTGCGACTGTCCCCGCGCCGCCCGGGTGCTGGTCACGGCCACCGCGGTCGGCCTGCTCACCGGGTTCTTCGGCGTCGGGGGCGGCTTCGCCGTCGTCCCCGCGCTGGTGATCTCCCTTGGCTTCGCCATGCCGGTGGCCGTGGGCACCTCACTGCTGGTCATCGCCGTCAACAGCGCCTCGGCGCTCCTGGCCCGGGCCGGCCACGGGATGCATCCGGACTGGCTCCTGCTGGGCACGTTCACCCTGGCCGCCGTCGTCGGCAGCGTCCTCGGCGGTCGTGTGGCCTCACGGGTGCCCCCGCGGACGCTGTCGCGGGCGTTCACGGTGCTGCTGGTGCTCGTGGCCCTCTACACCGCGGCCCGCAGCGTCCCGCAGCTCCTCTGA
- a CDS encoding MBL fold metallo-hydrolase — MVTIIPIDTPTLGDRSYVAHDGEVALVVDPQRDIDRVLDVVHEAGVRITHVFETHIHNDYVTGGLALAKVTGAAYHVNADDQVSYDRVPVRDGDVVEVSPALRVRVIATPGHTYTHLSYALEADGEQVGVFSGGSLLFGSTGRPDLLGPEHTHALVHHQYHSANRLAAELPEQAQVLPTHGFGSFCSATQSEATSSTIGQEKRTNPALTQAEQEWVDELLAALDTWPAYYAHMAPANAAGPDAADLSAPATADKDELRRRLEAGEWLVDLRSRTAFAAGHVRGTFNFGIDGQLATYLGWLIPWGTPVTLLGETPEQVAEAQRELARIGLDRPAAAATGSPEQWTDDRLGSFRTATFADLAQVRHHREVAMVDVRRTPEWDEAHIDGAVSLPLHELLDRLDEVPDGEVWVHCAAGYRASIAASVLARVGHHVVAVDDSFDEQAAPAGLPVVATARPLTVGS, encoded by the coding sequence ATGGTGACCATCATCCCGATCGACACCCCGACCCTGGGGGACCGCAGCTACGTCGCCCACGACGGCGAGGTCGCCCTCGTCGTCGACCCGCAGCGCGACATCGACCGCGTCCTCGACGTCGTGCACGAGGCGGGGGTGCGGATCACCCACGTGTTCGAGACCCACATCCACAACGACTACGTCACCGGCGGGCTGGCCCTGGCGAAGGTGACCGGCGCGGCATACCACGTGAACGCGGACGACCAGGTCTCCTACGACCGCGTCCCGGTCCGTGACGGCGACGTCGTCGAGGTGAGCCCGGCGCTGCGGGTCCGCGTCATCGCCACTCCCGGGCACACGTACACCCACCTGTCCTACGCCCTGGAGGCGGACGGTGAGCAGGTAGGGGTCTTCTCCGGCGGGTCGCTGCTGTTCGGCTCCACCGGCCGACCGGACCTGCTCGGCCCCGAGCACACCCACGCACTGGTCCACCACCAGTACCACTCGGCGAACCGGCTGGCAGCCGAGCTGCCCGAGCAGGCGCAGGTGCTGCCCACGCACGGCTTCGGCAGCTTCTGCTCGGCCACCCAGTCCGAGGCGACGTCCTCGACGATCGGGCAGGAGAAGCGCACCAACCCGGCCTTGACCCAGGCCGAGCAGGAGTGGGTCGACGAGCTCCTCGCCGCCCTCGACACCTGGCCCGCCTACTACGCCCACATGGCCCCCGCCAACGCTGCAGGGCCGGACGCAGCCGACCTGAGCGCCCCCGCGACCGCCGACAAGGACGAGCTGCGCCGCCGGCTCGAGGCGGGGGAGTGGCTCGTCGACCTGCGCAGCCGGACCGCGTTCGCTGCCGGGCACGTCCGCGGCACGTTCAACTTCGGTATCGACGGGCAGCTCGCCACCTACCTCGGCTGGCTCATCCCGTGGGGCACCCCCGTGACGCTGCTCGGGGAGACCCCCGAGCAGGTGGCCGAGGCCCAGCGCGAGCTGGCCCGCATCGGCCTCGACCGTCCGGCGGCGGCCGCCACCGGCTCCCCGGAGCAGTGGACCGACGACCGGCTCGGCAGCTTCCGGACCGCGACGTTCGCCGACCTGGCCCAGGTGCGCCACCACCGCGAGGTCGCCATGGTGGACGTGCGGCGCACCCCGGAGTGGGACGAGGCGCACATCGACGGGGCGGTGAGCCTCCCGCTGCACGAGCTCCTCGACCGGCTGGACGAGGTCCCCGACGGTGAGGTGTGGGTGCACTGCGCCGCCGGTTACCGCGCCTCCATCGCCGCGTCGGTCCTGGCCCGGGTCGGCCACCACGTCGTGGCGGTCGACGACTCCTTCGACGAGCAGGCTGCACCTGCGGGCCTGCCCGTCGTCGCCACCGCCCGGCCCCTGACCGTCGGCTCGTGA
- a CDS encoding rhodanese-like domain-containing protein, whose protein sequence is MRSQKTMRDVTPEEFAAAHAEGAFVVDVREPGEYVDGHVPGAVLLSMGQLAARLGEMPRGVPLFVICASGNRSKSMTSLLERAGFDACSVAGGTAAWARAGRPVVRGVRPHAA, encoded by the coding sequence GTGAGGAGCCAGAAGACCATGCGTGACGTGACCCCCGAGGAGTTCGCCGCCGCGCACGCGGAGGGCGCCTTCGTCGTGGACGTGCGTGAGCCGGGCGAGTACGTCGACGGCCACGTGCCCGGAGCCGTCCTGCTGTCGATGGGCCAGCTCGCCGCCCGCCTCGGCGAGATGCCGCGCGGCGTGCCGCTCTTCGTGATCTGCGCCAGCGGTAACCGCAGCAAGTCCATGACCAGCCTGCTCGAGCGGGCCGGGTTCGACGCCTGCTCCGTCGCCGGCGGCACCGCCGCCTGGGCGCGTGCCGGCCGCCCGGTCGTCCGCGGCGTCCGCCCGCACGCCGCCTGA
- a CDS encoding DUF302 domain-containing protein — translation MTSYAISTTLDQPFATVLEATRDALADQGFGVLTEIDLRATLKAKLDVDVEPQVILGACRPPLAHAALEAEPSIGLLLPCNVVVRSVGPATTLVEALDPEAMVTLTGNDALASVAQEATARLTAALGALTASPARA, via the coding sequence GTGACGTCCTACGCGATCAGCACCACCCTCGACCAGCCCTTCGCGACGGTGCTGGAGGCCACCCGTGACGCCCTGGCGGACCAGGGCTTCGGCGTCCTGACCGAGATCGACCTCCGGGCCACGCTGAAGGCCAAGCTCGACGTCGACGTGGAGCCCCAGGTCATCCTCGGGGCCTGCCGCCCGCCGCTGGCCCACGCCGCCCTCGAGGCCGAGCCGTCGATCGGGCTGCTGCTGCCCTGCAACGTCGTCGTACGCTCGGTCGGCCCCGCCACGACGCTGGTCGAGGCGCTGGACCCCGAGGCCATGGTGACCCTGACCGGCAACGACGCGCTGGCCTCGGTGGCTCAGGAGGCGACGGCCCGGCTCACGGCCGCCCTGGGTGCACTGACCGCATCACCCGCCCGCGCCTGA
- a CDS encoding metal-sensitive transcriptional regulator yields the protein MVELNPDEMAPVLNRLRRAQGQLGGVLRMIEEGRDCKDVVTQLAAVNRALDRAGFAIISSGLKQCLADPDSADSMDTEALEKLFLSLA from the coding sequence ATGGTCGAGCTCAACCCGGACGAGATGGCCCCCGTCCTGAACCGCCTGCGCCGCGCCCAGGGCCAGCTCGGCGGCGTGCTGCGGATGATCGAGGAGGGCCGCGACTGCAAGGACGTGGTGACCCAGCTCGCCGCGGTCAACCGTGCCCTCGACCGGGCCGGCTTCGCCATCATCTCCAGCGGGCTCAAGCAGTGCCTGGCCGACCCCGACAGCGCCGACTCGATGGACACCGAGGCGCTGGAGAAGCTCTTCCTGTCCCTTGCCTGA
- a CDS encoding MFS transporter, which translates to MTRPVALGLRANAAQFSLLVAVNALVGGMLGQERTVLPLLATRTFHLTAYTAALTYILAFGVSKAATNYVAGTWSDRYGRKPVLVAGWLVAVPVPLLLIWAPSWGWIVAANVLLGVSQGLTWSTTVIMKIDLVGPARRGFAMGLNEAAGYGAVAVTALATGYLAQAFGLRPAPFLLGIAFAALGLGLSTVFVRETRGHARLEAANHVARADGRHDHLHDELTDAQVFTQTSFREPALSSASQAGLVNNLNDGLAWGLFPVLFAATGMSVARIGVLAALYPGVWGLGQLFTGALSDRWGRKWLIAGGMWLQALALALVALGNTFTLWAVAAVLLGAGTAMVYPTLLASIGDVAHPAWRARSVGVYRLWRDGGFAVGALLAGVVADAWGVRTAVWVVAGLTAGSGLVVAVRMYETHLPAASRAAA; encoded by the coding sequence GTGACGCGCCCGGTGGCCCTCGGGCTGCGCGCCAACGCGGCCCAGTTCAGCCTTCTCGTCGCGGTCAACGCCCTCGTCGGCGGGATGCTCGGCCAGGAGCGCACCGTCCTGCCGCTGCTGGCCACGCGGACCTTCCACCTGACGGCATACACCGCCGCCCTCACCTACATCCTCGCGTTCGGGGTGTCCAAGGCGGCGACCAACTACGTCGCCGGGACCTGGTCGGACCGCTACGGCCGCAAGCCGGTGCTCGTGGCCGGGTGGCTGGTCGCCGTCCCGGTGCCGCTGCTGCTGATCTGGGCGCCGAGCTGGGGCTGGATCGTCGCCGCCAACGTCCTGCTCGGGGTCAGCCAGGGCCTGACCTGGTCGACCACGGTGATCATGAAGATCGACCTCGTCGGCCCGGCCAGGCGCGGCTTCGCGATGGGCCTGAACGAGGCCGCCGGCTACGGCGCGGTGGCCGTCACCGCCCTGGCCACCGGCTACCTGGCCCAGGCCTTCGGGCTGCGCCCCGCGCCGTTCCTCCTGGGCATCGCCTTCGCCGCCCTCGGCCTGGGGCTGTCCACGGTGTTCGTCCGGGAGACCCGAGGTCACGCCCGCCTCGAGGCGGCCAACCACGTGGCCCGCGCCGACGGGCGGCACGACCACCTGCACGACGAGCTCACCGACGCCCAGGTGTTCACCCAGACCAGCTTCCGCGAGCCCGCGCTGTCCTCGGCCAGCCAGGCCGGGCTGGTCAACAACCTCAACGACGGCCTCGCGTGGGGGCTGTTCCCCGTCCTCTTCGCAGCCACCGGCATGTCCGTCGCCCGCATCGGCGTCCTCGCGGCGCTCTACCCCGGGGTGTGGGGCCTCGGGCAGCTATTCACCGGAGCCCTGTCCGACCGCTGGGGACGCAAGTGGCTCATCGCCGGGGGCATGTGGCTGCAGGCCCTCGCCCTGGCGCTGGTCGCTCTCGGCAACACGTTCACCCTCTGGGCGGTCGCCGCGGTGCTGCTCGGCGCGGGCACCGCGATGGTCTACCCGACCCTGCTGGCCTCCATCGGTGACGTCGCCCACCCGGCGTGGCGCGCCCGCTCGGTCGGGGTCTACCGGCTCTGGCGGGACGGCGGCTTCGCCGTCGGGGCGTTGCTCGCCGGCGTCGTCGCGGACGCATGGGGCGTG